Genomic segment of Arachis hypogaea cultivar Tifrunner chromosome 16, arahy.Tifrunner.gnm2.J5K5, whole genome shotgun sequence:
TTATCATAACTGCTGGCTATACTGTGTGTGGCATTTGATTTTTCTTTGACGGTTCCAGATGCAGAAATATTCTCAACTGCCTTGGTCCCAAGACTTTCAAGACATCTTTCTTTAAGCACAACAGAATTGTGCAGTTCAGGCATTGTATTATAACAAGCATTATCTgcaaattcaataataatattatgagaACATGGATGCTTTTCCAAGCAACATATCTTATTAGAATAACCATAAATCTGTacctttttctgtttctttcttgCTGTGATTCGAGGAGTCATCAAGGGACCGAACTGGATTGGCTCGATTCTCAATTGTTGCAGAAGACAATGGGGCATTTTGAGCATCTTGAAATGGAAGAATTGTTTCAAAAGCTTCTACTAGAAGTGAAACTCTTTGCCTTTGAGCTGGTTCTAGTTTAGAAATGACCTTCTGAAGTGCATAATCAAGCATCCATTCATCAGCGCTTTGTTTCTCTTCAGCTGTTTGCCGcttgagaaaaactttttctgctTCAAACTCAGAATCTAATGGCAAATGTCTGGGTTGCCTAAAATTCAACTTTCTCACCTTGTCCAGTGCCTTCACAAACCTTCTCAACAGGATTAGCTTCTTCAGATTGCTCCAGCTCTTCGGTGTTTTCTGGTCAGGTTTGGATCCCATTCCTTGCCCTGTTATCTCTTCTGCTTGACTGCTCAAGTTTTCGTCTTTCAGCAATGTATCTTCTTTAGGAGATTCTTCAGATATTGAGACACTCCCTTCCCCAGTTTtatcttcattcttttctaagaGCTCCTCATCGGGACCGGAGCCTCTAGACTTAGAACCATCATCAGAAGCAAGGTCTTCTGTTTCCGGAAGAAGAATTTCATCAAATGCTTTCTGGACCAAGTCAATCACACTCTTATTTTCATCATACACAGCCTGGTCCCTTTCGCACTGATCCTGAATGGAAGAGCTGTTTACTACATCAAATGAGTGAGCTCCTTTCCCTACTCCTCTCTTATCATTCCCATCATTTGGATGCTTTTCTTCCCTCTCTGGGTTACCTAACATGGCATGCTTATACACCAAGTGCCACATTTTCATATATCTATCATTCCCTTCCTGTATTCTATAAGCAGGCTTAGCTTCTTTCTGCAAAGAACACACCTGCATTACTTCattatctccttctttttcttcaccACTGGTGGCTACTTCTCCCTCCaatatctcaatatcaaaagaaGAAGGCTTAACCACATCAACTAATGTTGATTTCTCAAAGGCATCATACCTGAAGTTGTTATTTTCTTCATCCTCTCCCATAGAACTGCCACCTTCACCAAATGTGGATCCTTCATTGTCAACAGCCCTAATACTTGAGTCCTTTACCTTCCTTTTCCCATTCTGAATGTTAGATATGCCACTTTCAGTGTTAACAATTCCGGTTTTCTGAGCAACTTTCCTTGAATTACCAGACTTATTTGACCTGGTAGCAGCTCTACCATCCATTTTCATGCTCCTTTGGGCCTTCAACTGACGCCTCCTCATAGACATAAAGCGTTTCAATGGAGGCAAATCCTTGTGCCGATGACCGTGAAGGGAACAGTAACTGTATGGACAAACCTTCACTGCTGATACTTCTTGAGAACCATTTTCGTCAAGTGGCAATTCATTGTGATCAGAGAAATGGGAATCCTTGAGAGTTGAAGAACATGTGGCTCTATGCAAGCATGATTCTGTGGACAGAGAGATGTGATGATGGCCTTTGTCCATGGAAGCTTTCCTTGATTTGGAAGTAGGCATCTTTGCTAGGATCCTCACAGGCTTCAAGCTCAATCTTCTTGTAAGAACTCTCTGGGGTTTGTTACCACCATCATAAGATTGTGTATCATCACTGTCACAAATGGATTCAGAtacttttcttgttgatttttggCCATTCAGAGTTCCAATCTTGATTGATCTTGATGACTTGAGTTTCCTCCTCACATCATTCCTTCCGGATATCTTTCTGCTCAGACTCCTCTTCAGTTTCACAGTTGTGAATAGCATTTGTGTATTCTGCAGACAAGAATCAAGAATCCATGTCAGAGATTCAAGAAAGACTTCACATCTATGGCTCTATAAGGTACAGTTCCACAAGAATCAAGACTCAAGAAGGAatgcatatttttcattttatcctTTTCACAAACACTGAAGCTGCCCAAAATCAAGCTTTTACAAATTTATCAAGAATCAGTAAACTTTCTTTTTACCTGAAAGCTCTCCTTTGCATGAGAGCTACTTGTACCCTTCATGTAATGAGGTGATGAATCTGACATCTCAATTGGGGTTGTTGGCATTTCTGAACTTTCTGTTGCAAAAGATGAGAGAATGGAGAGATTCTCATGCTTGGATTTCCCTCTTCTATTGGTTGATCTCATGCTTGAAAATCTGGGAAACCTTATTGATCTCATTTTCTTCAGTTTC
This window contains:
- the LOC112755915 gene encoding uncharacterized protein isoform X1, with product MINLEVESESVPETEDSLSFQHESIGRLGSGKKLKKMRSIRFPRFSSMRSTNRRGKSKHENLSILSSFATESSEMPTTPIEMSDSSPHYMKGTSSSHAKESFQNTQMLFTTVKLKRSLSRKISGRNDVRRKLKSSRSIKIGTLNGQKSTRKVSESICDSDDTQSYDGGNKPQRVLTRRLSLKPVRILAKMPTSKSRKASMDKGHHHISLSTESCLHRATCSSTLKDSHFSDHNELPLDENGSQEVSAVKVCPYSYCSLHGHRHKDLPPLKRFMSMRRRQLKAQRSMKMDGRAATRSNKSGNSRKVAQKTGIVNTESGISNIQNGKRKVKDSSIRAVDNEGSTFGEGGSSMGEDEENNNFRYDAFEKSTLVDVVKPSSFDIEILEGEVATSGEEKEGDNEVMQVCSLQKEAKPAYRIQEGNDRYMKMWHLVYKHAMLGNPEREEKHPNDGNDKRGVGKGAHSFDVVNSSSIQDQCERDQAVYDENKSVIDLVQKAFDEILLPETEDLASDDGSKSRGSGPDEELLEKNEDKTGEGSVSISEESPKEDTLLKDENLSSQAEEITGQGMGSKPDQKTPKSWSNLKKLILLRRFVKALDKVRKLNFRQPRHLPLDSEFEAEKVFLKRQTAEEKQSADEWMLDYALQKVISKLEPAQRQRVSLLVEAFETILPFQDAQNAPLSSATIENRANPVRSLDDSSNHSKKETEKDNACYNTMPELHNSVVLKERCLESLGTKAVENISASGTVKEKSNATHSIASSYDNGEKALTGNDNIHHEETPFSGILSEVPEDSILDSNKRNPTSQSGSPQRDFETKIDANTEQFSNSKSFILKGLVRTLGTNLVGSGEPSDQLGEPKTDTEERTEKDNILMHEQSEDPNNANAESETQPEKQNYTGLWYLVYKHMVSGSGENDSKLVIDGADGKESEYEGSRSRDTSVSCESTPMMNQGMDMKDHGLADQEVERQQLEAIKMVEEAIDSIIPDDLEHTPDRQLITENTISVDGSKQSNGAERVFSKDNQEEPRMAFGNGITEKCEKEDQTESKEGNNPDRKLPRSWSNLRKVILLRRFIKSLEKVRKFNPRGPRYLPIELDPEAEKVNLRHLDMAGRKGTEEWMLDYALRQVVSQLTPARKRKVGLLVEAFETVMPTMKN